The genomic DNA AACTTACTCCTCTTCGCTCTCAAATTGGTGGTTGACCACTGAAAGGATGTCTATTGTCGTGCTGTGTGGCGGTGTTAATCCACAATTCGGGTTTCCTAGGAAATTCCCCAATTTGGATGCGCCAGACCTTGGTTGAGGAGACAGCACATCCCTATGTTTTGGTAGTGCATTTGGGTCGTCGCTAGCATTTTCAATAAACATGGATGTACAAATAATGGTGAGATTTATTTTCATTTTATTGCTTTTAAGCTTGCCGGTATCTGCGGCTGAAAGTGCGAGAAAGAAAATCACGCTGGTTTATGAAGTAAAACCTAATCCGCCATTTTATTTAGGTGAAGGCAGTGATATCGATTGGAGAAAGCCTGGAATCACTTTAGAAGTCTTAAAGTTACTCGAAGGTAAATTAAACATAGAGATAGAGTTTAAACGCAGACCTTGGCTTAGGGGGCTTAAGGAAGTAGAAGCCAATGTTGCCGATGGGATTTTTCACGCTAGCTTCAAGCCTGCTCGTTTGCAAATCGGTCGTTATCCCATGAAAAATGACCAGCTGGATGTGAGTAGGAAAATCATGTCGCAGTCATATGCGCTGTATAAACATAAAGACTCACCTCTACAATGGGATGGTCAAGCATTAACAAACCTTAATGGAGATATTGGAGCGGTAAGAGGGTACGCTGTTATTGGAACGATAGAAGGACTTGGGGTGTCGGTGTATGAAGTGAGTTCGCAAATGAATGGGCTAATGATGCTCAAAGCGGGAAGGATTGCTGCTTTTGCGGATATAGCAACGATGACTGATTTTCAAATAAAGTCACATCGTGAGGAGTTTAAAGACATCATCAAAATATCCCCTCCTTTTGCCACAAAAGACTATTTCTTGATGCTTTCTCATCAATTCGTGCATGACAACCCTGCACTTTCTGAAGCGATATGGGATGCGATTAGAGAGCTTCGGGATTCACCGCAATATAAGCTTATTGTTGAAAAATACTATTCAACCTGTAGCTCTGCATGCAGATAAATTAAACCCAAAATAGATGATTAACTAATAAAACAACAGTCAAGACAGCTGCAATAGAGCGTTAGTGACATTGTTATTTCATTTGTTAGCGGCCATCGCGTTGAGTAAGGCCGCTAGCCCTCACTGATTAACCGCAATGCCAATACCAATGCTTTGGTTGGACTTGTTGTAATCGATTAACGACTCTCCGTAGCCATTAAAGTACTTCATGTAGAGGGCAATTTCAGGGGTGAGTCGATAAGCCCAGCGTAAATCGAATGCCCCTTTATTGTCCCGCTTAAGGTTATTTCTGGCTAATACGCTTAAGCGGTGGTCGGGATTAAGCTGCCAGTTAGCGCTTAACTCGCCATAACCATAGTAGTCTTCGATGTTGGGGTTATCATCGTCGTTGGCATCTTCGTTAAGCCGATACCAAGGTTTAAGCGCCACTTCAACAGGTCCTGCGTTAAAGCCAAATTCGGCATACAGGCGATTCCAAGAGCGCGAGCGTAGTTCTGATTGGCCATTGGACTCATGTACAAAACCTACACGTAGCCATTGTAAAATGGGTGCAAGTTCTGGAGCGCTAGTGGCGTTCCATTGATAGAAAAACTCTGGCTCGTAATTGGTTTCTCTAATCGCATCGCTAGAGCGTTGGTAAGCTTGCCAAAAGGTTTGCTGAGAATAGGCAAAGTTGAGGTTGTCGCTGTCGGTAAACAAATGGAAGGGTAGGGTAAGACGAAAGCTAATTTGAAATTCCACTTCTGAGCTTTCGGGTTGTTTGCCGCGTAATCCGTTGGCTAGATCAGGTTTGGCTGGGTTGGCATTGTATTTAAAAGCTAATAGGTAGTTATCCCTAAACATGCTTAGCCCGCCGTAGGTCCACTTGCTGCTGTTTGACATCATTTCTCGGCTATCACCAATTCGGTTTAGCGCAAGCCCAAGGCCAAAGCTTTGGTTATGGATGTTGTAGTCGAGCATGGACTCGCCATAGCCGTTAAAGTATTTGGCGTAGAGCGATAATGCCGGGCTGAAACAATAAGAAAAACGTAAATCTACAGCGCCCTTGTTGTCGGCTTTTAGGTTGTTTCTCAGCATCGCTGAGACCCTATGGTTACATTGGCTGTCACCAAATAGGTAGCTAAGATTAAGCTCGCCATAACCGTAGTAGTCTACAAAGTCGCCACCGTTATTGACCTCTGGGCCAAATGGTAGCCAAGGCTTAAAGCTGATTAACCAATCGTTGTAGGAGGTATCCAATTGTAAGTAAATACGCTCCCAACGGCGGTCAAATTCGTCGGTTGAACCATTGGCTTGATGACTAAGGCCAATACTGGCGGCACGTAATAACCAGCGATCTTGGGCGAGGCTAAATTGCTTTGGTCGCCAAGTATAAATTATTTCTGGTTCGTAGCTGGTATCACGAAAGGGAGCGGAAAAAGGCTTATTGTAAACCTGCCAAAAGCTTTGTTGGGTATAAGCAAGGCTAAAGTAGTCTCTTTTACTCAGTAGGTTCTCAGCCACAATAAGTTTGCCACTAAACTGGAATTCAGCTTCTAGCTTGTCGATGGCCTGTTCCGAATTTTGTACTTTTCTCGCCAGGCGAGGAGAGTAGTCACTTAAACTGGCTGGATCGGGGTTATATTTGGCGAACAGGATGTAGGTATCACGGTAAGTGACTAGTCGTGGGCCTTGCTCGGCTTCCGCATAGAGCGAGCCAAGAATTAAACACCCGGCAAGTAATCCAAATAACTGTTTTTGCATAACATCCCTGTATATTCAGAGGGCCAGCTGCTCAGTGAATTCCAGTGAGCATCCTTATTTATAGAGCATGGTAGCGGGGAAAGCGTGAAGAAGCGAGCTTGCATAGCGAAAGAATAAGCTGAGTTTGCAGAGCATGGCTTGTTACATTGCTACTGCTCTAGGCTGGTTTAAGTGTTTCTACTTGGCAATATGTTAATTGTTTGTTGTAATTGATGTTTATTAACTTTGAGTATATAGGTGATATGGCCACTTCTTCAGCTAGCCCAGTTGGCACAAGCGCTTATCAACTACATTCGAGTTTACCTGAAGTGGCTTACCAAGCCAGCTCACCTTTTTGTCACCCCATTTTTTTACGGGCTTTAGAACAACAAGCTTGTGTTGGCCATAATAGTGGTTGGCAAGCTTGCCATATTGAATTGACTCAAGCTCAAATACTGTTGCCCAGTTACATTAAGACCCATAGTTATGGCGAATATGTGTTTGACTGGGCGTGGGCCGATGCATTTCATCGTTACGGATTTCACTACTATCCCAAGTTGGTAACGATGCAGCCGTTTACTCCAGTGAGTGGAGACAAACATTTTGGCCCGCCGCTAACTGCTGCCACTTTGGCATTATGCGTGGATAGCGTAAAACAGATTTGTCAGCAACAACAACTAAGCTCTTGGCATTGTAATTTTGTTAGCGAGTCCTTGGCCGAGCAAATGGCGCAGCAAGGCATGCTTATACGTCATGGTGTGCAGTTTCAGTGGTTTAACCGTGGCTACCGTGACTTTCAAGAGTATCTAGCCCGCTTTACCTCACGCAAACGCAAGATGGTCAACAAAGAGCGGCGTGTGGCACAATCAGCGGTAGAGGCTATTCACTGGCGTTATGGTAATGAGTTGAGTGACTCACAGTTACAGGCGTTTTATCAGTGTTATCAATCCAGTTACCTTAAGCGTGGCCATAAACCTTATTTGTCATTGAGCTTTTTTAAACAGCTTTGTGAACAAATGGGGAGTTCGATGTTGTTTGTTCAAGCAGAGCAAGCGCAACAAGTGGTAGCCAGTGCCTTGTTCTTTTTTGATCAATCCACCTTATATGGACGTTATTGGGGCTGCATTCAAGAGCTTGAAATGTTGCATTTTGAGTTGTGTTTTTATCAGGGAATCGAGTTCGCTTTAGCTAAAGGCCTAACTGAGTTTAATCCTGGCACCCAGGGGGAGCATAAGTTATTGCGAGGTTTTGAGCCCATCACCACTTATTCGGCCCATTATGTGGCCGATCCCGCCTTTGCTAGTGCCATTGCGCAGTTCTGCGAGGAAGAGCGAGCTCACATGGACAGCTACCAGCAGCAGTGTCGGTCGTTGTTACCCTTTAAACATCATACTGTCCTTGGCGCTTAGCGCTGAGTTTTTATCTTTACCTTGGTGTAGTCTCAGCCGATACCTCAGTGCCGTGAGACGCTACGACTTAGCTGGTGCTTGATGAATAAAGTGCTGGGTTGGATTTTATGCCTTAGCGCTAGGTTTTATTCAGTTTTAATCCAAAGCTCCTTTCTTTACAGCCAGTTAGCAGCAGTTTGTGAAGAATAATCTTGCTATGTATAGGCTCACTATGGTACTCATTGTTTAATAATTACACTTATTTAGTGGTTAACTAAGCAGATCTAGCGAATTTTGCTGGTAGGGTTAATAACTAAAGGCTCAAAGGATGAGCGGGTAAGAGTACTTGAGTAGTGGACTTATAGGCCGCTGCGGTGAAGCTAAAGGAAGGCGAATGGAATATTCTTGGCTGTTAATCACAGCTTTCTTAGTATTTATCATGCAGGCAGGTTTCTTATGCCTCGAAACCGGTAAAATCCGCAGTAAAAACAGTATCAACGTTGCCGCAAAAAACATCTCTGACTTTATTATTGCTGTTCTTGTTTATTGGGCCTTTGGTTTTGCGCTGATGTTTGGCGAGAGTCAAAACGGTCTCTGGGGAGGTAGCGAGTTCTTCTTTGGCGACCAGCAAAGCCCTTATCAAATTAGCTTCTTTTTGTTTCAAACCATGTTCTGTGGCACGGCTGCCACCTTGTTATCTGGCGCTGTGGCCGAGCGTATGTCCTTTGTTGGCTATTTGACTATCTCCTTGGTGTTAAGTGCCGTGATTTATCCGGTGGTTGGCCACTGGGCGTGGTCATCGGTGTATATTGAAGGTAATGCCGGGTGGTTACAGGAATATGGTTTTGTTGATTTTGCGGGGTCTACCATCGTCCATTCGGTGGGCGGCTATGTAGCCTTAGCCGCTATTGTGATTATTGGTCCGCGCATTGGCCGTTTTGATAACCAGCAAGCCATGCCTGTTGGGAATAACTTACCCATGTCTGTATTAGGCACCTTGTTGTTATGGTTGGGGTGGTTTGGTTTTAACGGTGGCAGTACCTTGGTGCTCAATGAACATGTACCTAAAATTATTCTCAATACCTGTTTAGCCGCTGTTGCTGGTGGCTTGGTTAGTTCGTTATGCCATTATCGTGCACGGCGTTTTTTTGATGTGGGCTACATTCTAAATGGGGTGATCGCCGGTTTAGTGTCTATTACCGCGGGTTGCCATGTTATGTCGACTCAGGCCGCATTGGTGGTGGGCTTAGTGGCCGGATTAGTGCTCTATTGGGGAACGCTGTGGCTTGAGAAACTAAAAATAGATGATGCGCTGGGGGTGGTGCCGGCACACTTATTTGCTGGCATATGGGGGACTTTTGCAGTGGCTGTGTTTGGCGACTTGTCGCTTATTGGCACTGGTTTAAGTCGCGCGGAGCAAGTCTACGCTCAGCTGTTGGGAATAGTCAGCATTGGTGTATACAGCTTAAGCCTTTCGTTTATTTTGTTGTGGCTGATTAATCGCTTCATTCCGCTGCGGGTCAGTCGAGAAGATGAGTTACAAGGCATGAATGTGTCTGAACACCATGCCTCAACCGAGCTAATTGACTTGCTTGACTCTATGGCTAGCCAACAGCGAAGAGGACAGTTTTCAGATCCCGTGCCAGTGGAGCCGTTTACGGAAGTGGGGCAAATTGCCAGCCAATACAATCAAGTGATTGATCGGGTGAACAGCGAAATTTCCAAAAGGGATGATGCTATAGAGAGTTTTCGTGCCAGTGAAAAACGTAAGAGCGCGATTCTAGATTCCTCCATGGACAGCATTATTAGCATTGATTTAGAGGGGCGGATTATCGAGTTTAATCCCGCCGCCGAGCGCACTTTTGGTTACCTTAAAGAACAGGTGATTAATAAAAGTTTTATTACGCTGTTTGTATTACCCAAAGATCAGCAAGAAGTGGCTAGCAGCTTAGCTTTTAAGTTCTCTAGC from Agarivorans gilvus includes the following:
- a CDS encoding substrate-binding periplasmic protein is translated as MDVQIMVRFIFILLLLSLPVSAAESARKKITLVYEVKPNPPFYLGEGSDIDWRKPGITLEVLKLLEGKLNIEIEFKRRPWLRGLKEVEANVADGIFHASFKPARLQIGRYPMKNDQLDVSRKIMSQSYALYKHKDSPLQWDGQALTNLNGDIGAVRGYAVIGTIEGLGVSVYEVSSQMNGLMMLKAGRIAAFADIATMTDFQIKSHREEFKDIIKISPPFATKDYFLMLSHQFVHDNPALSEAIWDAIRELRDSPQYKLIVEKYYSTCSSACR
- the amt gene encoding ammonium transporter, giving the protein MEYSWLLITAFLVFIMQAGFLCLETGKIRSKNSINVAAKNISDFIIAVLVYWAFGFALMFGESQNGLWGGSEFFFGDQQSPYQISFFLFQTMFCGTAATLLSGAVAERMSFVGYLTISLVLSAVIYPVVGHWAWSSVYIEGNAGWLQEYGFVDFAGSTIVHSVGGYVALAAIVIIGPRIGRFDNQQAMPVGNNLPMSVLGTLLLWLGWFGFNGGSTLVLNEHVPKIILNTCLAAVAGGLVSSLCHYRARRFFDVGYILNGVIAGLVSITAGCHVMSTQAALVVGLVAGLVLYWGTLWLEKLKIDDALGVVPAHLFAGIWGTFAVAVFGDLSLIGTGLSRAEQVYAQLLGIVSIGVYSLSLSFILLWLINRFIPLRVSREDELQGMNVSEHHASTELIDLLDSMASQQRRGQFSDPVPVEPFTEVGQIASQYNQVIDRVNSEISKRDDAIESFRASEKRKSAILDSSMDSIISIDLEGRIIEFNPAAERTFGYLKEQVINKSFITLFVLPKDQQEVASSLAFKFSSSQGLLRHRRNSITLTRHSAHEFPAEITITGASFGSSMDNEFTLHIRDVTRQLKLRDKLRQLAYSDPLTGLYNRTYLMEALNKIALRKHEGRSQVLLFFMDLDRFKKINDTLGHKAGDELLCEVAKRLVDVTRASDIIARWGGDEFVILFTDSVTIDLAHKKANAILSIMRQPLELDGRVINIPTSIGVAFADVAEIKAEQLIQHADIAMYYAKQRGRDNYQLFEAEMAHKAARSFDYEQEMQKGLNEHQQFSIVYQPKVNAERKLLGLEALMRWNHPQEGNISPSEFIPLAEESDLIIQLGELAIAQVCQQLFVWKKLAYPKIVVSVNISGKHLVSGRLEPFVSKMLQQYQLDGEQLEFEITEGVLLTDIERCIEVMSGLKQLNIQISVDDFGTGYSSLNYLKRLPIDVLKIDRSFVEECASTVEDGQICSTIINLANNLELVTVAEGVETREQLDFLQHHGCYIYQGFYFYRPMSADAITQLLLKQEHLSIAEMALDGSV
- a CDS encoding phospholipase A codes for the protein MQKQLFGLLAGCLILGSLYAEAEQGPRLVTYRDTYILFAKYNPDPASLSDYSPRLARKVQNSEQAIDKLEAEFQFSGKLIVAENLLSKRDYFSLAYTQQSFWQVYNKPFSAPFRDTSYEPEIIYTWRPKQFSLAQDRWLLRAASIGLSHQANGSTDEFDRRWERIYLQLDTSYNDWLISFKPWLPFGPEVNNGGDFVDYYGYGELNLSYLFGDSQCNHRVSAMLRNNLKADNKGAVDLRFSYCFSPALSLYAKYFNGYGESMLDYNIHNQSFGLGLALNRIGDSREMMSNSSKWTYGGLSMFRDNYLLAFKYNANPAKPDLANGLRGKQPESSEVEFQISFRLTLPFHLFTDSDNLNFAYSQQTFWQAYQRSSDAIRETNYEPEFFYQWNATSAPELAPILQWLRVGFVHESNGQSELRSRSWNRLYAEFGFNAGPVEVALKPWYRLNEDANDDDNPNIEDYYGYGELSANWQLNPDHRLSVLARNNLKRDNKGAFDLRWAYRLTPEIALYMKYFNGYGESLIDYNKSNQSIGIGIAVNQ
- a CDS encoding GNAT family N-acetyltransferase, which translates into the protein MFINFEYIGDMATSSASPVGTSAYQLHSSLPEVAYQASSPFCHPIFLRALEQQACVGHNSGWQACHIELTQAQILLPSYIKTHSYGEYVFDWAWADAFHRYGFHYYPKLVTMQPFTPVSGDKHFGPPLTAATLALCVDSVKQICQQQQLSSWHCNFVSESLAEQMAQQGMLIRHGVQFQWFNRGYRDFQEYLARFTSRKRKMVNKERRVAQSAVEAIHWRYGNELSDSQLQAFYQCYQSSYLKRGHKPYLSLSFFKQLCEQMGSSMLFVQAEQAQQVVASALFFFDQSTLYGRYWGCIQELEMLHFELCFYQGIEFALAKGLTEFNPGTQGEHKLLRGFEPITTYSAHYVADPAFASAIAQFCEEERAHMDSYQQQCRSLLPFKHHTVLGA